A genomic region of Miscanthus floridulus cultivar M001 chromosome 3, ASM1932011v1, whole genome shotgun sequence contains the following coding sequences:
- the LOC136541546 gene encoding DEAD-box ATP-dependent RNA helicase 52B-like, which translates to MRSSWADSVANAEESAPATAAAAAANGSVATHGNLRPTSSSYVPPHLRGRSAGASFDNQAGLVAPAQGGPLPSAAAQPSGQGAAVGGPRWAGIVNGGGGGGGSVGAPRQGYGGGGGGGGRGAWNSRPGGWDRRDREPDPFAKAEAEEVDFEGQENSGINFDAYEDIPVETSGHDVPAPVNTFAEIDLGDALNENIRRCKYVKPTPVQRYAIPISIAGRDLMACAQTGSGKTAAFCFPIISGILKSPRPQQRSRSTRTACPLALILSPTRELSVQIHEEARKFAYQTGVRVVVAYGGAPITNQLRELERGVEILVATPGRLMDLLERARVSLQMIRYLALDEADRMLDMGFEPQIRKIVEGMDMPQCGERQTMLFSATFPKEIQRMAADFLADYIFLAVGRVGSSTDLIAQRVEFVLDSDKRSYLMDLLHAQKANGTHGKHALTLVFVETKRGADALEDWLFRNGFPATSIHGDRTQQEREHALRSFKSGATPILVATDVAARGLDIPHVAHVINFDLPNDIDDYVHRIGRTGRAGKSGLATAFFNESNTTLARPLSDLMREANQEVPKWLDGYAAHSGYGGGGGRNRRQGGGARFGGRDFRRDRGSGGYGGGSYGGGGGGGGYGGSSGYGGGYGGGGSGYGGGQSMSSWD; encoded by the exons ATGCGATCTTCATGGGCTGACTCAGTTGCGAACGCCGAGGAATCGGCGCCcgcgactgctgctgctgctgctgctaacgGCTCTGTTGCAACTCATGGCAACTTGCGCCCCACGAGCAGCTCCTACGTGCCTCCTCACCTCCGTGGCCGTTCAGCTGGTGCCAGCTTTGACAACCAAGCGGGCTTAGTAGCACCGGCACAAGGTGGACCACTGCCCTCGGCTGCTGCACAACCTTCTGGTCAGGGCGCTGCTGTTGGTGGCCCTCGCTGGGCTGGCATTGtgaatggtggtggtggtggtggtggcagcgtTGGTGCTCCTCGCCAGGgttatggtggtggtggcgggggcggAGGTCGCGGTGCTTGGAACTCCCGTCCTGGGGGTTGGGACCGCAGAGACCGTGAGCCCGATCCTTTTGCCAAAGCTGAGGCTGAAGAAGTTGACTTCGAGGGCCAGGAGAATTCTGGCATCAATTTTGATGCCTATGAAGACATCCCTGTTGAGACTAGTGGCCATGATGTGCCTGCACCAGTCAACACATTTGCAGAGATTGATTTGGGTGACGCATTGAATGAGAATATCCGGAGGTGCAAGTATGTGAAACCAACACCAGTGCAGCGTTATGCCATCCCAATCTCCATTGCTGGGCGGGATCTCATGGCTTGCGCACAGACTGGATCTGGAAAAACTGCTGCTTTCTGTTTCCCAATCATCAGTGGCATCTTAAAGTCACCAAGGCCACAACAGAGGTCACGGAGTACAAGGACTGCTTGTCCTCTGGCTCTGATCTTGTCACCCACTCGTGAGCTTTCGGTCCAA ATCCATGAAGAAGCAAGGAAGTTTGCATACCAGACTGGTGTCAGAGTTGTGGTTGCGTATGGTGGCGCACCAATAACTAACCAG CTGAGGGAGTTAGAGAGAGGTGTGGAAATCCTGGTGGCAACTCCTGGTCGCTTAATGGATCTGTTGGAGAGGGCTAGAGTCTCACTGCAAATGATAAGGTATTTAGCTCTCGATGAAGCTGATCGGATGCTTGATATGGGTTTCGAGCCACAGATACGTAAAATTGTTGAGGGCATGGACATGCCTCAATGTGGTGAGAGGCAGACAATGTTGTTTAGTGCGACATTCCCAAAAGAGATACAG AGGATGGCTGCGGATTTCCTTGCTGATTACATCTTTCTTGCTGTTGGGAGAGTTGGTTCAAGCACCGATTTGATTGCTCAGAGGGTGGAGTTTGTCCTTGATTCAGACAAACGAAGCTACCTCATGGACCTTCTTCATGCACAAAAGGCTAATGGCACACATGGAAAG CACGCTCTTACTTTGGTCTTTGTGGAGACAAAGAGGGGGGCTGATGCTCTGGAGGACTGGCTTTTTAGAAATGGATTCCCTGCAACTAGCATTCATGGAGACAGGACACAACAG GAAAGGGAGCATGCTCTTAGGTCCTTCAAGAGTGGAGCAACTCCCATCCTTGTGGCGACTGATGTTGCTGCTCGTGGTCTTGACATACCACATGTTGCCCATGTGATTAATTTTGACCTCCCTAATGATATAGATGATTATGTTCATCGGATTGGAAGGACTGGACGTGCTGGGAAATCTGGTCTGGCTACTGCATTCTTCAACGAGAGCAACACTACGCTTGCAAGGCCGTTGAGTGATCTCATGAGAGAGGCCAACCAGGAGGTTCCTAAGTGGCTCGACGGGTACGCTGCCCATTCAGGCTACGGAGGCGGAGGTGGTAGAAACCGCAGACAAGGTGGCGGTGCCAGATTTGGTGGCCGTGATTTCCGGCGAGATAGGGGCAGTGGTGGGTATGGTGGTGGTTCctatggaggtggcggcggtggtggtggatatgGGGGATCATCAGGATACGGTGGTGGCTatggcggcggtggcagcggctATGGTGGTGGTCAGAGTATGAGTTCTTGGGACTGA